One window from the genome of Epinephelus fuscoguttatus linkage group LG3, E.fuscoguttatus.final_Chr_v1 encodes:
- the LOC125885815 gene encoding translation initiation factor IF-2-like: MPTSTSTSTSTSTSTSTTTTETNHKTTHNYNPKTDHNPKTAHNPKTDHNPKTNYNPKTNHNPKTDHNPKTNYNPKTSDNPKTNHNPKTDYNPKTSDNPKTDHNPKTDYNPKTDNNPKTDYNPKTDNNPKTDYNPKTDNNPKTDHNPKTSHNSSPGDHSRYHHQEPTRRQ, encoded by the coding sequence ATGCCCACCTCCACGTCCAcgtccacctccacctccacctccacctccaccaccaccaccgaaACCAACCACAAAACCACCCACAACTACAACCCCAAAACCGACCACAACCCCAAAACCGCCCACAACCCCAAAACCGACCACAACCCCAAAACCAACTACAACCCCAAAACCAACCACAACCCCAAAACCGACCACAACCCTAAAACCAACTACAACCCCAAAACCAGCGACAACCCCAAAACCAACCACAACCCCAAAACCGACTACAACCCCAAAACCAGCGACAACCCCAAAACCGACCACAACCCCAAAACCGACTACAACCCCAAAACCGACAACAACCCCAAAACCGACTACAACCCCAAAACCGACAACAACCCCAAAACCGACTACAACCCCAAAACCGACAACAACCCCAAAACCGACCACAACCCCAAAACCAGTCACAACTCCAGCCCCGGGGACCACAGTCGTTACCACCACCAAGAGCCCACGAGGAGACAATAG
- the LOC125885486 gene encoding uncharacterized protein LOC125885486, translating into MLKVALVLGCLLSLALAHPMERKRVARSSSNSDSRSNEVYRPRPRPFPVPVPAPVPAPFPIPLPLPLPVPAPVPVPVPAVVQNIFDYITNLLAPLIPSKK; encoded by the exons ATGCTGAAGGTAGCACTTGTGCTTGGATGCCTCCTGAGCCTCGCTCTGGCTCATCCT ATGGAGCGCAAACGAGTTGCTCGGTCTAGCTCCAACTCTGACTCGAGGTCCAATGAG GTCTATAGACCACGGCCTAGGCCATTCCCAGTGCCAGTGCCTGCACCAGTGCCTGCGCCATTTCCAATTCCACTGCCACTGCCACTACCAGTGCCTGCACCAGTGCCAGTGCCAGTGCCTGCGGTTGTCCAGAACATCTTTGATTACATCACCAATCTATTAGCTCCGCTTATTCCTTCTAAAAAGTAA